CGGTGGGATCCCAACCATGCAATTGTTTGCTACAGACGAAACATGTAGCGGCATCGTCTTCTTCTTTATTTCGGTTACCCGTCCAATAGAAACCAGCTTCAGCCATTTTTGTAATACTGCATGATGAAGTTTCATCATACGGCCACTTTTCAAAACTATCAATGCGATGCTGCTCCATGAGATACACTTCCTTAAACTTGTCAAATTTATCAGATGTAATTTCACTCATCTTTTTATCAATTTTGAAGCGTTTTTAAACAGCaatttgcacaaaaatgtaataaataactCGCAGCTTACTTTGATTTGTACACTTCGTTTTAATAGGCGTCACTTTCGCGGTCTGATTGTTGTTGTTTGCAGTTTGGCGTTTGAATTTTTTCTGTAACCTTATTCATTTAAGTTGGCAACGTTATGAAgtgtcatttaaaaaaagaaaagtctGTCAACGAATTTTTATCGACGGCGGTAAAAGATTAAAAATTGTCGGCGTTGCACAGTGCGTTGTCACATAGGTAAAAATTCGGCCACCACAATTTGTAATATACTTTTTGAAAGCTAATAATCCATACTATAACTAGAATggccaccttttgaaatttccaaaacgggacaccactaaatgatcagagaaaaaaatcaaacaaattcgtttataattattatcctattttatttattaaatataacacattaattttaattgtgtaaaatctggTGAACTATCTctgtgaaagtcttcgaactttatacGAGCCAATTTCTTATCTGTGTAGGAAGTCTAACCAAAAATGGGACTGATCGGAATAGGGGGCGTGGTACGTTCTATAGagattaaatagttattttcgaatatctggagaactataattgtggaaatcttaaaattttgccctaatATCACCCTTACTATTATACATAGTCtgggtgaaaatgttattgtattagtgggcgtggcacttctcatacaaagtaaatagttaatttcgaatatctggagtattataattgtaatgtatttaaactttgtatgaatcatatTATCACTATACGGAGTTTGGCTGTAAATGGGCGAGATTGgattttttgaaagtaaatagttattttcaaatatgaatCAATTATATCACGACacgaagtttaaccaaaaatgggaaGAATCGGAACAGGGGTTAGCCACCTACCACACAAAGGAaaagaaccggctgtcgtgggaatgttaTTTTTAGTTGTGTAGTTTGGTTCTACATATGTAGTCCTATTAAATGTGAGTACCAAATTTCATTTGTCTTAAAGCCGAGTTTTTAACGTTTTATAATATGAACTGGCAGCACCGctgtaaaatataattaatttgtttcaaaCTATATTTTATAACAACTCTAATTTGTtaatgatatacatatgtaatacaAATTATAGAGTATTTCGTTTGCTAGCTTctacaaattagttttatattggCACCTAAAATGTAAATGACGTATCttcatttatacaaattttaaagtgatGGGCGAATATACCTATTTTGATCTTGAGTGGCTCATATAATGTAGataataaaatttcgaaataaatttcgaatataaataaagtagaaatttataaccgattatggccaataagctaggttgttggaaaaaaaaaataataaataaatataaaaaaccctGTTCTGTAAATCGTGTGATTTCAAATATAAGCGATTTCCAAAAAcgaataattgataaattcatGTTCTGCACATCTCACGATTTTGTACATTGAAACAGTATTGTGTAATCGAAAAAAATGTGgattcgatttacagaacacTAGGGATGATAAACGAGGCTGGGTtatacaaatcccgggattcgggattttagaaatggaatgtaatcttcctaaaatatcaaaaatctcgtaacttttcgggattggcatccctacaGTTCACCAAATCATGTGAAttcgttttaaaatcaaatcagATTCTGTAAATCGGAATCGAGTAACGATTTGGTGCcacaattatatatacatattatgtTAAACGCACTAAATAGGCTAAATATAAAAAGCAGATTAGAGTTAAACATTTATACGAAAAATGAAAAGAGGGAAAGCACCAGCACAACCATATAGTCTGAGAAATACCGATGATTTCAGACTACAGCGATCCatgggaaaaaatatatataattcattaccaaataatgtaaaatctgaaacaaatgaatatatatatttcaaagtattaataatactaataaacaTAATTggggggtattcacacggtctactatttggtcatattgtcataatgtcctaatatattagatagtttaaacaaatttttgttgtgtttcaaacaaaaaagttctaaacaaataacactatttgaagcttgtttattgttttgccataaaataattcttttttttttgtttaaaacacaacaacagctattgtaatatattaggacattatgacaatatgactaatagcaggccatgtgaataccccaaataataataatctctTGGACGAAATTTAttagctataaaaaattaaaataactcgAAAATTAACTTGTCATTTACAAGCAGTTTTTATAATTGGCGAATTTCTAAACGAACGATTCGTATATAAACTAATTCgttacaaatattataaattaaactatTTAGTACAATTCgagtttaatgtttttatttttaaacatagtacatataaaaaattaaatataaatgaattcaattcttttttttttgttatgcatacattttaaaataagtcCAGCTTATTTGCATATTAAATTGTAAGAATTAAAATGacttaaaatgaaaactacaaaaactattaaattgctTCAAGTTGCATATAATTCATTTCTCAAATACTTTAGCAAATCCTCATCGTTcaaaaaattttctgctttctCTGGccaattgttattatttaacgATCTGGGACTGGGGTGTGCCAGGCGTAATAGAcgtttatttttacaatattcagattttTTAAGAGTATCATGCACATACGCCCCAATAGCTACAATGATTTCTGGTTGTattatttgcaatatttgttcAGTGGTGCGTAAACATTCATCGCGAATTTGTTGCTTATAAGGACCTTTTAATTCACTTGGTGTGATATTGTTACCATTGCTGTTAAAAAACACTAGTGGGCAAAAGTTGTGTACAAAACACTGCTCAAAAAATGTATCAAGAGATCCCTTTGATAACTTCTGAAATAAAGTCCATAGACGTTTGCCACTTGGTTCTTCACGTGTACTTGCCAAGCCCTCGACAGGACGCTTGGGATGAATTATGGTCGGTTTGTCAACTGTACCGCGAAGTCCCATAATATTTTTTACGGTTGTGATATTGCCAAAGGGTATCTGAAAGAAATGAAAACGTTAAACTTCAACTCAAAATATGAGGAAATAAGATGGacaattaacatttttcaattcaaaaacatttttaagatctATTAAGATTTCCAAGACtggctaccgattcgaaacgATTAAAAGGTTGTAGATTTCATTAAACTCAATTGTTGAAATAAAGAGTTTGTAGTTTTATAATTCAAATTGTGGAATAATATAGGGAATATTGGTTAAGGTATTAAAAGGTAATGGTATTTTAGAGGTAAAGGTAGTTGAGTTGAAAGGGTATGTTAGGAGTGACGGTAGCCAACCTTAATGTTTTCTGAATTgatgaaatataattttgaccaaatacttttttgttacattttaaattcaaattgttcCAATGTGCCtgcgtttaaaagttatttttaaattcatccaGACTAGTGAATGGTATGAAAAGctaatattttgcaaattttaatgaaaacaaaaaacgtaGACAATACTAAAAATTCaggaattttatttctatttcgaTTAATCGCTATCAAAAACCGACTTCAGCATAAAAATCGGAGTATATGATGGATCACGAAATAATCGTTTTTAGAccctgaaaatcgattttcgacCATAATCGTAATCGATTTACCATTTACTAAACCAGACAATCCtacttttgttattaaaatgtccatgttataatttgtaatttacACTCTGTTAACTACTTACACCTGTCTGCACCATACCATTAGGTCCTGGATTCAAACCAATGAACAATAATTTTTGCCGtccattcaaatattttttaagataagcACAATGTATATCAGAGGCATACTCAACTGGATTATAAATATGAGATATTACTGGATTTGGTAGAAAATGTCTAAGTTTTTCATTTAAGTCCGTCTCTAAATTGTGAAATTGTCTCCATAGTTCTAGAGATGGATTGTTTTCGGCTAACATTTAAACAACACAATTATTTTATGCTTTctgtaattttattttgcaactacTCGCCCTCAACAATTTTTCAGTTGTGTATGTACATCAGCAGCATTTTTATCACTCACCCCAGTTTGCCCCATACCATCGTGTCCCGGATTCATACCAATAAACAATAACTTTTTAGTTCCTTTTAAATAATGCTTCAGATATTCGCAGTGCAGTTGGGCTGCATATTCAACGGGATTGTAAATGTGTGTTATTTCATGGCCAGGCTGGAAATGGCATAGGTTTTCATTTAGTTGACATTCTAAATTATAGACATGTTGCCACAAGGATGTGGAAAATAAATGTGACGTTTTTAATGCCTTGATATTATTGTTTGTCTCCTGCAAATTAATGTCGTTAGTAACAACTTTGTTTGTTGCTCTTCTGACCAACTTTTTCTTTAACATGTTTCTTTTGAATTtggcaattatttaaaaaatccgtttttaataaaaagtttgtttattgttattatttttatgtatttgttttgtttggaaagcaatagtcagctgttttgtgacaTTCAATGGGAATGACTAACAAGAGCGATTTGGCTTCAACAGGgtgtgtattttttaaatattacaaaaatattttaacggtTTTTCACGCGTTTGCAGATAATTCCCCAGTAAAAGaacgttttatttttatttaatacaaaatttaaatttttattttcattcgtTTACTTAAATCTACAtactttttatggcattttattgtaataatattttaaataatttatttcaataattagttattaaaaaatacctttttaaaaatatcctaAAATAAGAATAGAAAAACTGCTTACAACCTAAATGAACGGAAATTGGCAATATATGGAATTAACTTAATTAACTTAAAATATCCGACCATTTTCctcttttctaaaagaaatcaaaaaacCAACACCGATACCCAATAGTTTTTCTTAGAATTAAAATACGTATTTgtttaaatctaaaataaatattgcttATAGTCCATCATTTGTTATGCCTGCAAGAAAGTGGGGAAATGGAATACAACCAAAAAGAAATTAGGTCCGTATGTCGATATTTTGCAAGCATAGCAAACGaatcttttatttaatattacaatCTTAAAGCCTAACTAAGTCTAAGTAAGTATTTAGTAGGAGGGAAAGAGGGCGTATGGTggcattaataatttaaattttaagatttctaCGTCTATTGCCAATATTTGACCATTCCACTGGTATCGATGATGAGACATCATACTTGGTTGTTGCACAATTTTGCAATTTCTGTGTACGTTCGCAACGGCGACTTATTGACCAATAGGTGAAACCTTTAGGACATCTAAATATTTGTCCTTCTAAGCGTTGAGTTTGGGTTGAAAATTGACATTTCACAAAGAGCTGAGCGCATTCATCATTATTTAAGGCAAAGTGTCCGTCTTTGGGACACAGGGGTGTAGTTGAACGAATTTGAatctaaacaaattaaaaaaaaattaaaacagagttatttaaattgaattgttCTACTCTAACTTACCATATGACTGTGCTTGTACTCCTCTTCATATAATGCTGTTTGCGTTCTAGACTTTGTCTCACAATCTTCACCAGGCTTTGGGACATCACATCTATTGAGATTTTCGTGGTATACAGTGCCATTGGGACATTTAAAGACAACTATACTTTGATCATAGCTATCGGCATTTTCAGTACATTGATAGAACATGTTACAATGTTTTGGATGACGTCTGAAGCCTGTCGGACATATGAACAGATTTTGACCTGCACTGGTTGGTGGACAGGGAGCTGTTGTATTGCTAGAAGTTTCTGGTTGTGTTGTGGTTTGACCGGTAATTGGTTCAAGTGTTGTTGTTTCGGGTTTCGTAGTGGTTGTAGTGTCCTTAGATGTCTCCGTAGTTTCTAGAGGCTTGTCTGTGGTAGTACTTTCTAAAGGTTGAGAAGTTGTTGTGGTATCCTTAGGAATTTCAGTTGTAGTTGGTTCCGGTTTGCCCGTAGTAGTGGTGTCTTTGGGATTTTCAGTTGTTGTAGGTTCTGGTTTGTCCGTAGTAGTGGTGTCTTTGGGATATTCAGTTGTTGTAGTTTCTGGTTTTCCCATGATTGTGGTATCCTTGGGATTTTCGGTAGTTGTAGTTTCAGGTTTTCCCATGGTTGTGGTTTCCTTAGGTTTTTCAGTTGTAGTGGGATCTGTTGTGGCAATTGTGGTAGTTTCTTTTGGATTTTCAGTTGTTGTCTCAGGTTTTTCCGTAGTTGTAGTATCCTTAGCATTCTCAGTTGTTGTTGACTCCGGTTTGCCTGTTGAACTAATTTCAGTTGTTGAAGGATATTCAGTTGTTGAAGAACCTGATGAACAATTGCCCGATACTTTATCGGCATAGTTGCAAGTATCTAATGAAGTATCCCATACAGTACCTTTGGGACAACGGAAACTATATACTTGATAATTACCATTTTTATCTGCATCTACACAACGATAATAACGATTACAATCATCCGCATCCGGGAAGAAAC
The nucleotide sequence above comes from Calliphora vicina chromosome 1, idCalVici1.1, whole genome shotgun sequence. Encoded proteins:
- the Det gene encoding baculoviral IAP repeat-containing protein 5, with amino-acid sequence MSEITSDKFDKFKEVYLMEQHRIDSFEKWPYDETSSCSITKMAEAGFYWTGNRNKEEDDAATCFVCSKQLHGWDPTDDPWKEHIKHAPQCQFVKYGHRESELTLEEFLNILSAVLRNKLMKCMNAVKTRFSVLSSAELDKYIAEKKIGKCIH
- the Smug gene encoding single-strand selective monofunctional uracil DNA glycosylase gives rise to the protein MLKKKLVRRATNKVVTNDINLQETNNNIKALKTSHLFSTSLWQHVYNLECQLNENLCHFQPGHEITHIYNPVEYAAQLHCEYLKHYLKGTKKLLFIGMNPGHDAENNPSLELWRQFHNLETDLNEKLRHFLPNPVISHIYNPVEYASDIHCAYLKKYLNGRQKLLFIGLNPGPNGMVQTGIPFGNITTVKNIMGLRGTVDKPTIIHPKRPVEGLASTREEPSGKRLWTLFQKLSKGSLDTFFEQCFVHNFCPLVFFNSNGNNITPSELKGPYKQQIRDECLRTTEQILQIIQPEIIVAIGAYVHDTLKKSEYCKNKRLLRLAHPSPRSLNNNNWPEKAENFLNDEDLLKYLRNELYAT